Genomic segment of Staphylococcus muscae:
GAGAATAAATAATGACAAACCACAAATTAATCGAAGCAGTAACACAATCACAATTACGTGATGATATCCCATCATTCCGTCCTGGTGACACTTTACGTGTACACGTACGTATCGTTGAGGGTACTCGCGAACGTATCCAAGTATTCGAAGGTGTTGTAATCAAACGTCGCGGTGGCGGTATCTCAGAAACTTTCACAGTTCGTAAAATTTCTTCAGGTGTTGGTGTTGAACGTACATTCCCTGTACATACACCAAAAATCGAGAAAATCGAAGTGAAACGTCGTGGTAAAGTACGTCGTGCAAAACTGTACTACTTACGTAGCTTACGTGGTAAAGCAGCACGTATCCAAGAGATTCGTTAATCATATCGTACTCATACAGTGCGGTACTAACATAAAAACAGGCTTGATATCTGAACAACAGGTATTTGGCCTGTTTTTTGCGTAAAAAAGCCATGACAATTTAGGATGAATTGTCATGGCTTGTGATATAGATTAACTATTACGACGCAGCCACCATCGATAGATGAATGCACTGATTAAACCAAAGATAGTCATGCCAGTGTAGAGTCGCCAATAAGGTAATTCATAACTGAGTGTTAAGTGATGATCACCTTCATGAACTGGAATTACAGTTTGTAGTCCATTACCTTGTTTGACAGATCTTGCTTCACCATTTACTTCCGCTTTCAATCCGTCACGATAAGGGATAGGGAGCACAAGATATGAATCTTTCGTTGGACGCATTTTAACATCCATATGTCGAGCTGTTTTTGTTACATGCACGGGTGTCACATCGTGTTGTGCTTTTTTCAATGTCTCATAACTTTCACCATAGATACCTTTAAGTTTCACACGATAGGTTCCTTTTTTTAGTTTCAGTTGCATTGGCTCATTTGCTGGAACTCGTACGGTGATAGGTGACACGAAGCGTTTATACTTGTAGTCAAGTCTTGTTCGTCGTTGATGAAAATCATCTACTTTTAAATAATGTGCTTGGTCTGGATGTAACAATTCAACATCCATTTCTAAATAATAGTCTTTATATTGTTTTTGTATAGAAGACGGCATAGATATATCAAGACCGCCTAACTGTTTGTTAACTGTTAGTTGATCACCTTGTTTC
This window contains:
- the rplS gene encoding 50S ribosomal protein L19, translating into MTNHKLIEAVTQSQLRDDIPSFRPGDTLRVHVRIVEGTRERIQVFEGVVIKRRGGGISETFTVRKISSGVGVERTFPVHTPKIEKIEVKRRGKVRRAKLYYLRSLRGKAARIQEIR